From Vogesella sp. XCS3, the proteins below share one genomic window:
- a CDS encoding oxidoreductase, with product MKTHLNVALIGYGYAGRTFHAPLIHAEPRLRLHTIVSSKGEQLLAEQPGVQVVSDPAQALATPEIDLVVIASPNDCHYPQADAALRAGKHVVVDKPFTTTLAEARQLQVQASQHQRLLSVFHNRRWDADFLTLRQLLDSGTLGQISQFESRFERYRPQVQARWRESAVAGGGLWFDLGPHLLDQALQLFGLPHALHADLATQRNGAVATDYFHVTLHYPRLRVLLSASCLVSGGSPRFAVHGTLGSYVKYGLDTQESQLKLGEAPGCADWGHDPLPGLHYVQQDGQEHGHAVPMLAGDYRHYYAGVAAAILDGAANPVPVSQAIHVMQLIELASASAAQGHTLPVR from the coding sequence ATGAAAACCCACCTGAATGTTGCCCTGATCGGCTACGGCTACGCTGGCCGCACCTTTCACGCCCCGCTGATTCACGCCGAGCCACGCCTGCGCCTGCATACCATCGTCAGCAGCAAGGGCGAGCAGCTACTGGCCGAGCAACCCGGCGTACAGGTCGTCAGCGACCCGGCACAAGCGCTGGCCACCCCCGAGATCGACCTGGTGGTGATTGCCAGCCCCAACGATTGCCACTATCCGCAAGCAGACGCCGCCCTGCGCGCCGGCAAGCACGTGGTGGTAGACAAGCCTTTCACCACCACCCTGGCCGAAGCACGGCAGTTGCAAGTACAGGCCAGCCAGCATCAACGCCTGCTATCGGTGTTTCACAACCGCCGCTGGGACGCCGACTTCCTGACCCTGCGCCAGCTACTGGATAGCGGCACCCTGGGGCAGATCAGCCAGTTTGAATCGCGCTTCGAGCGCTACCGCCCGCAAGTGCAGGCGCGCTGGCGCGAGTCGGCAGTAGCCGGTGGCGGCCTATGGTTCGACCTGGGGCCGCATCTGCTGGATCAGGCACTGCAGCTGTTCGGCCTGCCGCACGCGCTGCACGCCGACCTGGCCACGCAGCGCAATGGCGCAGTGGCCACCGACTACTTCCACGTCACCCTGCACTACCCGCGCCTGCGCGTCCTGCTATCGGCCAGCTGCCTGGTAAGCGGCGGCTCGCCGCGCTTTGCCGTGCACGGCACGCTGGGTAGCTACGTGAAATACGGCCTGGACACGCAGGAAAGCCAGCTGAAACTGGGCGAGGCACCCGGCTGCGCCGACTGGGGCCATGACCCGCTGCCGGGGCTGCACTACGTACAGCAAGATGGCCAGGAGCACGGCCACGCGGTACCGATGCTGGCAGGTGACTACCGCCACTACTACGCGGGCGTCGCGGCGGCCATTCTGGATGGTGCGGCCAACCCTGTGCCCGTCAGCCAGGCTATCCATGTCATGCAGCTGATCGAGCTGGCCAGCGCCAGCGCGGCCCAGGGCCATACCCTGCCGGTACGCTAG
- a CDS encoding response regulator transcription factor, which produces MSEAKLLVVEDSKTQRAFYASVLEGHYDTRFATQGKEALAQVEDDTPDVILLDVEMPEMDGYEVCRRLREQGLDMPILFISAHVELQERLQGYDAGGNDFLCKPIDPRELLLKLALVLRQRDEQRQLQENGRSAFSAAMTAMSAMSEMGVLVDFIRNINKLDSYQEIAQAIGTTLEAYGLHGCMQVYGSQGEHLHATDGQATPLEASIISNARTLTHIYSSGSNTSFNYPHCCLVVRDMPLDDEDRCGRLRDHLAILAEVAASRAQGLDELHREVSALQARIQAQQASLVELRRQLPAASATLGLSPEQQTAVGRLFDQLMLGMQKG; this is translated from the coding sequence ATGTCTGAAGCAAAGCTGCTGGTCGTCGAGGACAGTAAAACCCAGCGTGCTTTTTACGCCAGCGTACTTGAGGGGCACTACGACACGCGCTTTGCCACCCAGGGCAAAGAGGCACTCGCACAGGTAGAGGATGACACCCCGGATGTGATCCTGCTGGACGTGGAGATGCCGGAAATGGACGGCTACGAAGTATGCCGCCGGCTACGCGAGCAAGGGCTGGACATGCCCATCCTGTTCATCTCGGCCCATGTCGAGCTACAAGAGCGCCTGCAAGGCTACGATGCGGGCGGCAATGATTTTCTGTGCAAGCCCATCGACCCGCGCGAGCTGCTGCTAAAGCTGGCGCTGGTACTACGCCAGCGTGACGAACAACGCCAGCTGCAGGAAAACGGCCGCAGCGCCTTTTCTGCCGCCATGACCGCCATGAGCGCCATGTCGGAAATGGGGGTGCTGGTAGACTTTATCCGCAACATCAACAAACTGGACAGCTACCAGGAAATCGCCCAGGCCATTGGCACTACACTGGAGGCTTACGGCCTGCATGGCTGCATGCAGGTATACGGCAGCCAGGGGGAGCACCTGCACGCCACCGACGGCCAGGCCACGCCACTGGAGGCCAGCATCATCAGCAATGCGCGGACGCTGACGCATATCTACTCCTCGGGCAGCAATACCTCGTTCAACTACCCGCACTGCTGCCTGGTGGTACGCGACATGCCACTGGACGATGAAGACCGCTGCGGGCGCTTGCGCGACCACCTGGCGATTCTGGCCGAAGTCGCTGCCTCGCGCGCGCAAGGGCTGGACGAGCTGCACCGCGAAGTCTCTGCCCTGCAAGCCCGCATCCAGGCGCAGCAAGCCAGCCTGGTAGAGCTGCGCCGCCAGTTACCGGCCGCCAGTGCCACGCTGGGCCTGAGCCCGGAGCAGCAAACTGCCGTTGGCCGCCTGTTCGACCAGCTAATGCTGGGCATGCAAAAAGGCTAA
- a CDS encoding aspartate aminotransferase family protein, producing the protein MSNTVTRDTFDQVMVPNYSPAGFIPVKAEGSRVWDQQGREFIDLAGGIAVNSLGHCHPEVVAALTEQAGKLWHVSNVFTNEPALQLASALVEKTFAERVFFCNSGAEANEAAFKLARKYAADHYSADKYEIISCTNSFHGRTVFTVNVGGQPKYAEGFGPNPAGITHVPFNDIDALKAAISDKTCAVVIEPVQGEGGVLPADPAYLQAARELCNAHNALLVFDEVQTGVGRTGSLYAYQEYGVTPDILSSAKGLGGGFPIGAMLTTAAIAKSLAVGTHGTTYGGNPLASAVAGKVVEIVSRPEVLAGVRAKHQRFVDGLNAINAKYNVFKEVRGMGLLIGAVVSDEFAGRARDFLKAAEAEQLMVLVAGLSVVRFAPSLVITEQDIDDGLARFDAAVAAVVAASRH; encoded by the coding sequence ATGAGCAACACTGTCACTCGCGACACATTCGACCAGGTCATGGTGCCCAACTACAGCCCGGCCGGTTTTATCCCGGTAAAGGCTGAAGGCTCCCGCGTGTGGGACCAGCAGGGCCGCGAATTCATCGACCTGGCCGGTGGCATTGCCGTGAACTCGCTGGGCCACTGCCACCCGGAAGTGGTGGCTGCCCTGACCGAGCAGGCCGGCAAGCTGTGGCACGTGTCCAATGTGTTTACCAACGAACCGGCCCTGCAGCTGGCCAGCGCCCTGGTAGAAAAGACCTTTGCCGAGCGCGTGTTCTTCTGTAACTCCGGTGCCGAAGCCAACGAAGCGGCCTTCAAGCTGGCGCGTAAATACGCAGCCGACCACTACAGCGCCGACAAGTACGAAATCATCTCCTGCACCAACTCTTTCCACGGCCGTACCGTGTTTACCGTGAACGTAGGCGGCCAGCCCAAGTACGCCGAAGGCTTTGGCCCGAACCCGGCCGGTATCACCCACGTGCCGTTCAACGATATCGATGCACTGAAGGCGGCTATCTCCGACAAGACTTGCGCGGTAGTCATCGAGCCGGTACAGGGCGAAGGTGGTGTGCTGCCGGCCGACCCGGCGTACCTGCAGGCCGCCCGCGAGCTGTGCAATGCCCACAACGCGCTACTGGTGTTTGACGAAGTACAAACCGGCGTTGGCCGCACCGGCTCGCTGTACGCCTACCAGGAATACGGCGTAACGCCGGATATCCTGTCCAGCGCCAAAGGCCTGGGTGGCGGTTTCCCTATCGGTGCCATGCTTACTACTGCTGCCATCGCCAAGAGCCTGGCAGTAGGCACCCACGGCACCACCTACGGCGGCAACCCGCTGGCCTCTGCGGTTGCCGGCAAGGTCGTAGAAATTGTCAGCCGCCCGGAAGTGCTGGCAGGTGTACGCGCCAAGCATCAGCGCTTTGTGGATGGCCTGAACGCCATCAATGCCAAGTACAACGTCTTTAAAGAAGTACGCGGCATGGGCCTGCTGATTGGCGCCGTGGTGTCTGACGAGTTTGCCGGCCGCGCGCGTGACTTCCTGAAAGCAGCCGAAGCCGAGCAGCTGATGGTGCTGGTAGCCGGCCTGTCGGTGGTGCGTTTTGCCCCGTCGCTGGTGATTACCGAGCAGGATATCGACGATGGCCTGGCGCGCTTTGACGCCGCTGTGGCTGCCGTGGTTGCTGCCAGCCGCCACTAA
- the aruF gene encoding arginine/ornithine succinyltransferase subunit alpha, whose protein sequence is MQRNTAASLAAVRGRLRLPHEYNEREAFMLIVRPVRIPDLPLIETMAVESGIGVTSLPNNREKLYEKIQTSLGAFEHEAIAGTGREYYMFVLEDEGRVIGTASISASAGFEEPFYSYRSETMVHASRALKVNNRIHVLTMCHDLTGMVQLCGFFCSPQYQLRAYELLSRARLLYMAAARERFGRRILVEMQGMLDENDQSPFWDAIGRRFFNMDFPQVEQAFAQRSKTFIAELMPTYPIYVPLLPDAAQNAIGQIHPDFERPFSILSREGFEADDYIDIFDGGAVLTAEVDQLFSLRQQGLYQVEVAPVLPAGAQEMLLSNHRSGQFAATQAHASLVDDVMFITQETARALSVSSGQRICTAPLLPEAGRAQA, encoded by the coding sequence ATGCAAAGGAACACCGCTGCCAGCCTGGCCGCGGTGCGGGGCAGGCTGCGCCTGCCTCATGAATACAACGAGAGAGAGGCTTTCATGCTGATCGTGCGCCCAGTACGCATTCCCGATCTGCCGCTCATTGAAACCATGGCGGTGGAGAGTGGAATCGGCGTTACCAGCTTGCCGAACAATCGGGAAAAGCTTTACGAAAAAATCCAGACCTCGCTGGGGGCTTTCGAACACGAGGCCATCGCCGGCACGGGGCGTGAATACTATATGTTCGTGCTGGAAGACGAAGGCCGGGTAATCGGCACCGCGTCCATCAGCGCGTCCGCCGGCTTTGAAGAGCCGTTTTACAGCTACCGCAGCGAAACCATGGTGCACGCCTCGCGTGCGCTAAAGGTCAATAACCGCATCCACGTGCTGACCATGTGCCACGACCTCACCGGCATGGTGCAGCTGTGCGGTTTCTTCTGTTCGCCGCAGTACCAGCTGCGCGCCTACGAGCTGCTGTCGCGTGCCCGCCTGCTGTATATGGCTGCCGCACGCGAACGCTTTGGCCGTCGCATCCTGGTGGAAATGCAGGGCATGCTGGACGAAAACGACCAGTCGCCGTTCTGGGATGCCATTGGCCGCCGCTTCTTCAATATGGATTTTCCGCAGGTAGAGCAGGCCTTTGCCCAGCGTAGCAAGACCTTTATTGCCGAGCTGATGCCGACTTACCCCATCTACGTGCCCCTGCTGCCGGATGCGGCGCAGAACGCCATTGGCCAGATTCACCCCGACTTCGAGCGCCCGTTCAGCATTTTGTCGCGCGAGGGGTTCGAGGCCGACGACTATATCGACATCTTCGACGGCGGCGCGGTGCTGACTGCCGAAGTAGACCAGCTGTTCTCGCTGCGTCAGCAGGGCCTCTACCAGGTAGAGGTGGCCCCGGTGTTGCCGGCTGGCGCACAGGAAATGCTGCTGTCCAACCACCGCAGTGGCCAGTTTGCTGCCACGCAGGCGCACGCCAGCCTGGTAGACGATGTGATGTTCATTACCCAGGAGACAGCCCGTGCGCTGTCTGTCAGCAGCGGTCAGCGCATTTGCACCGCCCCGTTGCTGCCTGAAGCCGGGAGGGCGCAAGCATGA
- the astA gene encoding arginine N-succinyltransferase, protein MMVIRPVRAGDLPGLMDLARSAGVGLTSLPVNEDRLAARIARSERSFSGEAELAERGYVFVLEDTDSGRVGGICALEAAVGLKEPWYNYRVGNIVHASEELDVYTRHETLFLSNDHTGYSELCTLFLHPDFRVNKNGGLLSKSRFLFLAQFHQLFGKVVVAEMRGVSDEHGKSPFWEALGRHFFSMEFAEADYLTGVGQKSFVAELMPKFPVYIDFLPQAAQDVIGQTHDNTRPAVAMLHSEGFRYEGYVDIFDAGPTVQAYVQDVRAVRESRVLPACIGSQPDGQADWYLVANTGYDSFRVILAELVRGPEGVTLSAEQASALNIKQGDPVRIVTLSPKETA, encoded by the coding sequence ATGATGGTGATTCGCCCCGTACGGGCAGGGGATCTGCCCGGTTTGATGGACCTGGCGCGTAGCGCCGGGGTAGGGCTCACCAGCCTGCCGGTAAACGAAGACAGGTTGGCCGCACGCATTGCGCGCTCCGAGCGCAGCTTTAGCGGCGAGGCCGAGCTGGCCGAGCGTGGCTACGTGTTTGTGCTGGAAGACACCGATAGCGGCCGCGTTGGCGGCATCTGTGCGCTGGAAGCGGCCGTGGGCCTGAAAGAGCCCTGGTACAACTACCGCGTGGGCAATATCGTGCACGCGTCCGAAGAGCTGGACGTCTACACCCGCCACGAAACACTGTTCCTGTCCAACGACCACACCGGTTACAGCGAGCTGTGCACGCTGTTTTTGCACCCGGATTTCCGCGTCAACAAGAACGGCGGCCTGCTGTCCAAGAGCCGCTTCCTGTTCCTGGCGCAATTCCACCAGCTGTTTGGCAAGGTGGTGGTAGCCGAAATGCGCGGTGTGTCCGACGAGCACGGCAAATCGCCGTTCTGGGAAGCGCTGGGCCGCCATTTCTTCTCGATGGAGTTTGCCGAAGCCGACTACCTGACCGGCGTAGGGCAGAAGTCCTTCGTGGCCGAGCTGATGCCCAAGTTTCCGGTGTACATCGACTTTCTGCCGCAAGCCGCGCAAGACGTTATCGGCCAGACCCACGACAACACCCGCCCCGCGGTGGCCATGCTGCATAGCGAGGGCTTCCGCTACGAAGGCTACGTCGACATTTTCGACGCCGGCCCCACCGTACAAGCCTACGTACAGGACGTGCGTGCCGTGCGCGAAAGCCGCGTGCTGCCGGCCTGTATCGGTAGCCAGCCCGACGGCCAGGCCGATTGGTACCTGGTGGCCAATACCGGCTACGACAGCTTCCGCGTGATTCTGGCCGAGCTGGTACGCGGGCCGGAGGGGGTAACGCTGAGCGCCGAGCAGGCCAGCGCATTGAATATCAAGCAGGGCGACCCCGTGCGTATTGTCACGCTGTCGCCAAAGGAGACTGCATAG